In Mytilus trossulus isolate FHL-02 chromosome 6, PNRI_Mtr1.1.1.hap1, whole genome shotgun sequence, a single window of DNA contains:
- the LOC134721350 gene encoding uncharacterized protein LOC134721350 has protein sequence MEYSFRPQWRPWNIQSGYSPACGRCGKFHKHYICNSFNQRCYSCGKFGHYSSKCFSKVTKDSKSKSVSVKSRKQKERDTARINSYIQCKNIIRALPFSGMRNSPFIQYLDISNVLKTELKSVKQKHIKERNTNLEQQKCIEALKIQLKNTQIIISERDQFKQELENLRQQKEESASRINVQEYVDQIQELKDQVIEKDGTVKMVQDLYYMRSTEFSDEIQSLKNEKQALEKEKADLCSKVNLQADSISQLTFQLQDLNHELHLVSRQNQQRPNYNNRHYNNRRGGRFI, from the coding sequence ATGGAGTACAGCTTTCGACCACAATGGAGACCATGGAACATCCAGTCAGGTTATAGTCCAGCATGTGGGAGGTGTGGCAAATTTCACAAACATTATATTTGTAACTCTTTCAATCAGAGATGTTACTCGTGCGGAAAATTCGGACATTATTCTAGTAAGTGTTTTTCTAAAGTTACAAAGGACAGCAAAAGTAAATCTGTTAGTGTGAAATCCAGAAAACAGAAAGAGCGCGATACAGCTAGGATAAACAGCTATATtcagtgtaaaaatattatcCGTGCTTTACCATTCTCTGGTATGCGTAATTCACCGTTCATTCAATATTTGGATATTTCAAATGTGCTCAAAACAGAATTAAAAAGTGTGAAACAGAAACATATCAAGGAAAGGAATACAAATCTAGAACAGCAAAAGTGCATCGAGGcactcaaaattcaattaaagAATACGCAAATCATCATATCAGAAAGAGACCAATTCAAGCAAGAACTTGAAAACCTGCGTCAACAGAAAGAAGAAAGTGCTTCGCGCATAAACGTACAGGAATATGTGGATCAAATTCAAGAATTAAAGGACCAAGTAATCGAAAAAGACGGGACTGTTAAAATGGTGCAAGATCTTTACTATATGCGTTCGACCGAATTTTCGGATGAAATCCAatcattgaaaaatgaaaaacaagcgttagaaaaagaaaaagcagaCCTATGTTCAAAGGTTAATCTTCAAGCGGACTCGATTTCTCAATTGACTTTTCAACTTCAGGACCTTAACCACGAACTCCATCTTGTATCCCGTCAAAACCAACAGCGTCCCAATTACAACAACAGACACTATAACAACCGCAGAGGAGGCCGATTCATATAG